A single region of the Leptothrix cholodnii SP-6 genome encodes:
- the rodA gene encoding rod shape-determining protein RodA: MSHSLNQPTFRQRLRPWFTGFDIGLVIAIALLCGCGLLAMYSAGFDHGTRFVDHARNMALAGLILFVVAQVPPQRLMALAVPIYTVGVVLLVATALFGLTKKGATRWLNVGVVIQPSEILKIATPLMLAWWFQRREGRAQPRHFVAAGLLLLVPTALIAKQPDLGTAILVFSSGFFVIFFAGLSWRLILPVALVGGVSVVALVAAGPTLCEPGVDWVVLHDYQKNRVCTLLDPTKDPLGKGFHIIQGMIAIGSGGVTGKGFMKGTQTHLEFIPERTTDFIFAAFSEEFGLIGCLLLLMCFAFLILRGLAISFAAPTAFARLLGGAITLSFFTYAMVNMGMVSGILPVVGVPLPFISYGGTAMVTLGLSLGMLMSIARARGLMQS, translated from the coding sequence ATGAGCCACAGCCTGAATCAGCCCACCTTCCGGCAGCGCCTGCGGCCGTGGTTCACCGGTTTCGACATCGGCCTGGTGATCGCCATCGCGCTGCTGTGCGGCTGCGGCCTGCTGGCGATGTATTCGGCCGGCTTCGACCACGGCACCCGTTTCGTCGACCATGCCCGCAACATGGCGCTGGCCGGGCTGATCCTGTTCGTCGTCGCCCAGGTGCCGCCGCAGCGGCTGATGGCGCTGGCCGTGCCGATCTACACCGTCGGCGTCGTGCTGCTGGTGGCGACGGCCCTGTTCGGCCTGACCAAGAAGGGCGCGACCCGCTGGCTCAACGTCGGCGTGGTGATCCAGCCCAGCGAGATCCTCAAGATCGCCACCCCGCTGATGCTGGCCTGGTGGTTCCAGCGCCGCGAAGGCCGGGCGCAGCCGCGCCACTTCGTCGCCGCCGGCCTGCTGCTGCTGGTGCCCACGGCGCTGATCGCCAAGCAGCCGGACCTGGGCACCGCGATCCTGGTGTTCTCGTCGGGCTTCTTCGTGATCTTCTTCGCCGGCCTGTCGTGGCGGCTGATCCTGCCGGTGGCGCTGGTGGGCGGGGTGTCCGTCGTCGCGCTGGTGGCGGCCGGGCCGACCCTGTGCGAACCCGGCGTCGACTGGGTGGTGCTGCACGACTACCAGAAGAACCGTGTCTGCACCCTGCTCGACCCGACCAAGGACCCGCTCGGCAAGGGCTTCCACATCATCCAGGGCATGATCGCGATCGGCTCGGGCGGGGTCACCGGCAAGGGCTTCATGAAGGGCACCCAGACCCACCTGGAGTTCATCCCCGAGCGCACCACCGACTTCATCTTCGCCGCCTTCTCCGAAGAATTCGGCCTGATCGGCTGCCTGCTGCTGCTGATGTGCTTCGCCTTCCTGATCCTGCGCGGGCTGGCGATCTCGTTTGCGGCGCCGACCGCGTTCGCGCGCCTGCTCGGCGGCGCCATCACGCTGAGCTTCTTCACCTACGCGATGGTCAACATGGGCATGGTCAGCGGCATCTTGCCGGTGGTCGGCGTGCCGCTGCCCTTCATCAGCTACGGCGGCACCGCCATGGTCACGCTCGGGCTGTCGCTGGGCATGCTGATGTCGATCGCCCGCGCCCGCGGCCTGATGCAGAGCTGA
- the mreC gene encoding rod shape-determining protein MreC codes for MPLGTLDRSPPPFFRQGPSALTRLVFFASLAVFLMAADTRLGLTGPLRTAAAVALHPVERALLAPVDALSTVGAYFDGITVARQQADAAQARLTQQAERTLQVDRLLQENTRLRALLELRAGLTYRSHAAEILYDAADPYTRKVVIDRGENVGILRGSPVINDAGVLGQVTRIYPLTAEVTLLIDRDAAIPVLNTRTQLRNVAFGDPDSAGMELRYAAANTDVKVGDVLSTSGLDGVYPPGLPVARVASLERRTQTDFARIVLQPVAQADGVRHVLVLDPMSTQLPVRPEAAASAAGRDKDALSLRKSTPRR; via the coding sequence ATGCCGCTGGGCACACTCGATCGCTCACCCCCACCGTTCTTCCGCCAGGGCCCTTCGGCGCTGACGCGGCTGGTTTTCTTCGCCTCGCTGGCGGTGTTCCTGATGGCGGCCGACACCCGCCTGGGCCTGACCGGCCCGCTGCGCACGGCCGCCGCGGTGGCGCTGCACCCGGTCGAGCGCGCCCTGCTGGCGCCGGTCGATGCGCTGAGCACCGTGGGCGCCTATTTCGACGGCATCACGGTGGCGCGCCAGCAGGCCGACGCCGCACAGGCGCGACTCACCCAGCAGGCCGAGCGCACGCTGCAGGTCGATCGCCTGCTGCAGGAGAACACCCGGCTGCGCGCCCTGCTCGAACTGCGCGCCGGCCTGACCTACCGCAGCCACGCCGCCGAGATCCTCTACGACGCCGCCGACCCGTACACCCGCAAGGTCGTGATCGACCGCGGCGAGAACGTCGGCATCCTGCGCGGCTCGCCGGTGATCAACGACGCCGGCGTGCTCGGCCAGGTCACGCGGATCTACCCGCTGACCGCCGAGGTGACGCTGCTGATCGACCGCGACGCGGCCATCCCGGTGCTCAACACCCGCACGCAACTGCGCAACGTCGCCTTCGGCGATCCGGACAGCGCCGGCATGGAGCTGCGCTACGCCGCCGCCAACACCGACGTGAAGGTCGGCGACGTGCTCAGCACCTCGGGCCTGGACGGCGTCTATCCGCCCGGCCTGCCGGTGGCGCGGGTGGCAAGCCTGGAGCGGCGCACCCAGACCGACTTCGCCCGCATCGTGCTGCAGCCGGTGGCGCAGGCCGACGGCGTGCGCCATGTGCTGGTGCTCGACCCGATGTCCACCCAGTTGCCGGTCCGCCCCGAGGCCGCCGCCTCGGCGGCGGGCCGCGACAAGGACGCCCTGAGCCTGCGCAAGTCGACCCCCAGGCGCTGA
- the mrdA gene encoding penicillin-binding protein 2: protein MIELRNVEQELERYRTRLIVAAVFVLACFGLLAARLVYLQVVVHEDLATRAENNRIAVVPIVPNRGLIVDRNGVVLADNYSAYTLEITRSQLTESLESTIDQLAEVVEIQPRDRRRFKRLLEDSRSFESLPIRTKLSDAEVARFTAQRYRFPGVEIKARLFRNYPYGELASHLLGYIGRINRNELAAMEEWPEEDWANYRGTEVIGKLGIEQKYERELHGTTGVEEVETSAGGRPVRRLRSEPASPGSSVHLSIDIKLQALIERLFGERRGALVAIDPRNGEVLAFVSKPTFDPNLFVDGIDHESWKELNESIDKPLLNRALKGTYPPGSTYKPFMAMAALTTGKRSATQVINDNGSFMFGNHRFRSHGDGGLGSVDMVKSIVLSSNVYYYSLANEMGVDLIHDQLYPYGFGRRTGIDLDGESTGDLPSTAWKRSKYKRPDLQRWYAGETISLGIGQGYNNFTMLQMASAMATLVSGGKRFEPRLVREIEDVLTHDRQRPSAQALEPLDLKPEHVAVIRRAMHGVTQEGTSTRVFAGAAYPSGGKTGTAQAKSIGQKEKYNAAKLAEYFRDHSLYTAFAPVDEPRVALAVVVENSGFGAEAAAPIARRVLDYLLLGLYPSEEDIALARLGKAGAPVGPQRLAADVPLPTLMSAGMATPTDAAASAPAPASAPILLGGPR, encoded by the coding sequence ATGATCGAGCTGCGCAATGTCGAACAGGAGCTGGAGCGCTACCGCACCCGCCTGATCGTGGCCGCGGTCTTCGTGCTGGCCTGCTTCGGGCTGCTGGCCGCCCGGCTGGTGTACCTGCAGGTGGTGGTCCACGAAGACCTCGCCACCCGGGCCGAGAACAACCGCATCGCGGTGGTGCCGATCGTGCCCAACCGCGGCCTGATCGTCGACCGCAACGGCGTCGTGCTGGCCGACAACTACTCGGCCTACACGCTCGAGATCACGCGCTCGCAGCTCACCGAGTCGCTCGAATCGACGATCGACCAGCTCGCCGAGGTGGTCGAGATCCAGCCGCGCGACCGACGCCGCTTCAAGCGCCTGCTCGAGGACTCGCGCAGCTTCGAATCGCTGCCGATCCGCACCAAGCTCAGCGACGCCGAGGTGGCCCGCTTCACGGCCCAGCGCTACCGTTTTCCGGGCGTCGAGATCAAGGCGCGGCTGTTCCGCAACTACCCCTATGGCGAACTCGCCAGCCACCTGCTCGGCTACATCGGCCGCATCAACCGCAACGAGCTGGCCGCGATGGAGGAGTGGCCGGAGGAAGACTGGGCCAACTACCGCGGCACCGAGGTGATCGGCAAGCTCGGCATCGAGCAGAAATACGAGCGCGAGCTGCACGGCACCACCGGCGTCGAGGAGGTCGAGACCAGCGCCGGCGGGCGGCCGGTGCGGCGCCTGCGCTCCGAGCCGGCCTCGCCGGGCAGCAGCGTGCACCTGAGCATCGACATCAAGCTGCAGGCCCTGATCGAGCGTCTGTTCGGCGAGCGTCGCGGCGCGCTGGTGGCGATCGACCCGCGCAACGGCGAGGTGCTGGCCTTCGTCAGCAAGCCGACCTTCGACCCCAACCTGTTCGTCGACGGCATCGACCACGAGAGCTGGAAGGAGCTCAACGAATCGATCGACAAGCCGCTGCTCAACCGCGCGCTCAAGGGCACCTACCCGCCGGGCTCGACCTACAAGCCGTTCATGGCGATGGCCGCGCTGACCACCGGCAAGCGCAGCGCCACCCAGGTGATCAACGACAACGGCTCGTTCATGTTCGGCAACCACCGCTTCCGCAGCCACGGCGACGGCGGGCTGGGGTCGGTCGACATGGTCAAGTCGATCGTGCTGTCGAGCAACGTCTACTACTACTCGCTGGCCAACGAGATGGGTGTCGACCTGATCCACGACCAGCTCTACCCCTACGGCTTCGGCCGGCGCACCGGCATCGATCTCGACGGCGAGAGCACCGGCGACCTGCCCTCGACCGCCTGGAAACGCAGCAAGTACAAGCGCCCCGACCTGCAGCGCTGGTACGCCGGCGAGACCATCTCGCTGGGCATCGGCCAGGGCTACAACAACTTCACCATGCTGCAGATGGCCAGCGCGATGGCCACGCTGGTGTCGGGCGGCAAGCGCTTCGAGCCGCGGCTGGTGCGCGAGATCGAGGACGTGCTGACCCACGACCGCCAACGTCCGAGCGCCCAGGCCCTCGAGCCGCTCGACCTCAAGCCCGAGCACGTCGCGGTGATCCGCCGCGCCATGCACGGCGTGACGCAGGAGGGCACCTCGACGCGGGTGTTCGCCGGCGCCGCCTACCCGAGCGGCGGCAAGACCGGCACCGCCCAGGCCAAGAGCATCGGCCAGAAGGAAAAGTACAACGCCGCCAAGCTGGCCGAATACTTCCGCGACCACTCGCTCTACACCGCCTTCGCGCCGGTCGACGAGCCGCGCGTGGCCCTGGCGGTGGTGGTCGAGAACTCCGGCTTCGGCGCCGAGGCGGCCGCGCCGATCGCACGCCGCGTGCTCGACTACCTGCTGCTCGGTCTCTATCCCAGCGAGGAGGACATCGCGCTCGCCCGGCTGGGCAAGGCCGGTGCACCGGTCGGCCCGCAGCGGCTGGCCGCCGACGTGCCGCTGCCGACCCTGATGAGCGCGGGCATGGCGACGCCGACCGATGCCGCCGCGTCCGCACCCGCACCGGCCAGTGCGCCGATTCTTCTCGGCGGCCCCCGATGA
- the mreD gene encoding rod shape-determining protein MreD encodes MMPRMGDQLLLPVNPWFMWASLLLALGLNMLPLGRLPAMPDLVALALVFWNVHQPRRVGVGAAFCFGLLMDVHEGAVLGQHALAYTLLSYFAITIHRRLLWFSTPAQALHVLPLMAAAHLVTLLLRLATGGHFPGWSLLLSPLFETLLWPLVSLLLLAPQRRAPDPDKHRPL; translated from the coding sequence ATGATGCCGCGCATGGGCGACCAGCTGCTGCTGCCCGTCAACCCGTGGTTCATGTGGGCCTCGCTGCTGCTGGCGCTGGGTCTGAACATGCTGCCGCTCGGCCGCCTGCCGGCGATGCCCGACCTGGTCGCGCTGGCGCTGGTGTTCTGGAACGTGCACCAGCCGCGCCGGGTCGGTGTCGGCGCGGCCTTCTGCTTCGGCCTGCTGATGGACGTGCACGAAGGCGCCGTGCTCGGCCAGCATGCGCTGGCCTACACGCTGCTGAGCTACTTCGCGATCACCATCCACCGCCGGCTGCTGTGGTTCTCGACCCCGGCGCAGGCACTGCACGTGCTGCCCCTGATGGCCGCCGCGCACCTCGTGACCCTGCTGCTGCGGCTGGCCACCGGCGGGCATTTCCCGGGCTGGAGCCTGCTGCTGTCGCCGCTGTTCGAGACCCTGCTGTGGCCGCTGGTGAGCCTGCTGCTGCTGGCGCCGCAGCGCCGCGCGCCCGACCCGGACAAGCACCGGCCCCTATGA